Proteins from a genomic interval of Rhodothermales bacterium:
- a CDS encoding deoxynucleoside kinase encodes MSPLENTKKYVSVAGNIGAGKSSLTRLLSGYFKWEAMFERVDDNPYLSDFYEDMQRWSFNLQVFFLSSRFNHQRRIEGVPHSIIQDRSIYEDAEIFARNLYEMGLMATRDFENYTELFKIMTSYLKAPDLLVYLRASVPTLVRHIQSRGRAYETTIRIEYLERLNKHYENWVDRYDLGPKLIIDVDELDFVHVEEDQREIISRIESRLFGLFPE; translated from the coding sequence CAGCCTGACCCGGCTCCTGTCGGGCTATTTCAAGTGGGAGGCGATGTTCGAGCGGGTGGACGACAACCCATACCTGAGTGATTTCTACGAGGACATGCAGCGTTGGTCCTTCAATCTGCAGGTCTTCTTCCTCTCGAGCCGGTTCAACCATCAGCGGCGCATCGAGGGAGTTCCGCATTCGATTATTCAGGACCGCTCCATCTATGAGGACGCCGAAATCTTTGCGCGCAACCTGTATGAGATGGGGCTCATGGCCACGCGCGACTTCGAGAACTACACGGAGCTGTTCAAGATCATGACGTCGTACCTGAAGGCGCCGGACCTGCTGGTCTACCTGCGCGCTTCGGTACCTACCCTGGTGCGACACATCCAGAGCCGCGGCCGGGCCTACGAGACGACCATCCGCATCGAATACCTCGAGCGGTTGAACAAGCACTACGAGAACTGGGTAGACCGCTACGACCTGGGTCCGAAGCTCATCATCGATGTGGATGAGCTGGATTTCGTCCATGTCGAAGAAGACCAGCGCGAAATCATATCGCGGATCGAGAGCCGCCTGTTCGGTCTTTTCCCCGAGTAG
- a CDS encoding RsmB/NOP family class I SAM-dependent RNA methyltransferase, producing MTPESGFPEAFVRRLDTILPPGILRGTVAAMAGPQAVGFRVNSLKATVDKVLAGLPVDAEPLPWLPGAFVVPAGHRQPLLDSDAFATGAIWIQNPSSMIPPVVLAPEAGESVLDLAAAPGSKTLQIACAMGPGADIAAVEVARPRFYRLKRNLRAQGAAWVKTFHRDGVTVPRYRADHFDRVLIDAPCSTEAQMRPDDPASFAHWSEKKVRTMAGKQRRLLEAAVRCARPGGVIVYSTCSFAPEENEMVVQHVLECFGDEVAIEPIALDIPGRLPGLPGWKDAEFDGSLSRAMRVLPDGVYEAFFVCRLRKR from the coding sequence ATGACCCCTGAATCCGGGTTTCCGGAGGCCTTCGTGCGCCGCCTTGATACCATCCTTCCCCCCGGGATTCTACGAGGGACCGTGGCCGCAATGGCAGGCCCCCAGGCGGTGGGCTTCCGTGTCAACAGCCTTAAGGCCACGGTGGACAAGGTGCTGGCGGGCCTGCCTGTAGACGCCGAACCCTTGCCCTGGTTGCCGGGCGCGTTTGTCGTGCCGGCGGGCCACCGGCAGCCCTTGCTGGACAGCGACGCATTCGCCACCGGTGCGATCTGGATCCAGAATCCGTCCAGCATGATCCCACCCGTGGTCCTCGCGCCGGAGGCCGGTGAGTCGGTGCTCGACCTGGCAGCTGCGCCTGGCTCCAAGACCCTGCAGATTGCATGTGCGATGGGCCCCGGAGCCGATATCGCCGCGGTGGAAGTCGCGCGGCCGCGATTCTACAGGCTGAAACGGAACCTGAGGGCCCAGGGGGCGGCTTGGGTAAAGACGTTTCACCGGGACGGCGTCACGGTGCCGCGTTACCGCGCGGACCATTTTGATCGCGTGCTGATCGACGCTCCGTGTTCGACCGAAGCACAAATGCGCCCCGACGATCCCGCGTCATTCGCCCATTGGAGCGAGAAAAAGGTGCGCACCATGGCCGGCAAGCAGCGCCGGCTCTTGGAGGCCGCGGTGCGATGCGCGAGACCTGGTGGCGTGATTGTCTACAGTACGTGTTCGTTTGCGCCCGAGGAGAACGAGATGGTGGTGCAGCATGTGCTCGAATGCTTCGGCGATGAGGTTGCCATCGAGCCCATCGCCCTGGACATCCCAGGTCGGCTTCCAGGACTCCCCGGCTGGAAGGATGCCGAGTTTGACGGATCCCTCAGTCGGGCGATGCGCGTGCTGCCGGACGGCGTGTATGAGGCGTTCTTTGTCTGCCGACTGCGAAAGCGGTGA
- a CDS encoding methyltransferase domain-containing protein produces the protein MTQDTRESHWNRIFDETESTRLGWFEEDTSPTWAMLDQIGDLGDATVLLPGAGTSQLAQEMESRGARLILNDISGSALDRLRNVLLGTHRWLNQDIAQPLPDDIVDVDLWADRAVLHFLTEQAAIKAYFDNVRRVVRSGGHVLLAEFARDGATRCAGLPVYRWDVDEMGSRFGPTFRLVDYRHHTYYNPNGDPRPYVYGLFQRAT, from the coding sequence ATGACGCAGGACACTCGGGAATCCCATTGGAACCGCATCTTTGACGAAACGGAGTCGACTCGGCTCGGCTGGTTCGAAGAGGACACGTCGCCGACGTGGGCCATGCTGGACCAGATCGGAGACTTGGGTGATGCTACGGTCCTGCTGCCCGGAGCCGGAACGAGCCAACTGGCGCAGGAGATGGAGTCGCGAGGAGCGCGCCTGATTCTGAATGACATCAGCGGATCTGCGCTGGACCGGCTGCGCAACGTGCTCTTGGGGACCCACCGCTGGTTGAACCAGGACATCGCCCAGCCCCTTCCTGATGACATCGTCGATGTGGACCTCTGGGCGGATCGGGCGGTGCTGCATTTCCTGACCGAGCAGGCGGCCATCAAGGCGTATTTCGACAACGTGCGCAGGGTGGTGCGATCGGGCGGCCATGTCCTGCTGGCGGAGTTCGCTCGGGATGGCGCGACTCGATGCGCCGGGCTACCCGTCTACCGATGGGACGTCGATGAAATGGGGTCTCGATTCGGCCCCACCTTCAGGTTGGTGGATTACCGGCATCACACCTATTACAACCCGAACGGGGATCCACGACCGTACGTCTACGGTCTCTTCCAGCGCGCGACATGA
- the clpX gene encoding ATP-dependent Clp protease ATP-binding subunit ClpX yields MANRRGEDVIRCSFCGRTAHEVTSMVAGPDVYICDRCINDAAGIVRSDLTTHKPAPSAAPARRPSAGRRLSPLEIKEALDEYVIGQQRAKKALSVAVYNHYKRVEGDGFYPDFEDVELEKSNILLIGPTGTGKTLLARTLARILDVPFSISDATALTEAGYVGEDVESILAHLLHAADFNVERAERGIIYIDEIDKIARKSDNASITRDVSGEGVQQALLKILEGTVAGVPPKGGRKHPEQSLINIDTSNILFIVGGAFDGLGEIVAHRISTSTIGFMAEAGKKYDKNDPNIFQYVEPDDLLRFGIIPELAGRLPVVSALNALSEEAMVDILLRPKNALIKQYQKLFAMDGVDLVFEDDAVKAIVAKAKALGTGARGLRSVLEDTMLEIMFDIHSMQDVAVCRITEGTVHKQDEPVFEKRKASA; encoded by the coding sequence ATGGCGAATCGACGCGGCGAAGACGTCATCCGCTGTTCCTTCTGCGGTCGCACAGCCCACGAGGTCACCTCTATGGTGGCGGGGCCGGATGTTTACATCTGTGACCGTTGTATCAACGATGCCGCCGGCATCGTGCGGAGCGACCTCACTACCCACAAGCCTGCACCGTCTGCAGCGCCTGCTCGTAGGCCATCGGCTGGACGCCGACTCTCACCTCTCGAAATCAAGGAAGCGCTCGATGAGTACGTCATCGGTCAACAGCGCGCCAAGAAGGCCCTCTCCGTAGCGGTTTACAACCACTACAAACGTGTTGAGGGAGACGGGTTCTACCCCGACTTCGAAGATGTCGAACTGGAGAAGTCCAACATCCTGCTGATCGGACCCACCGGCACCGGCAAAACCCTGTTGGCGCGTACGCTGGCCCGCATTCTCGACGTTCCGTTCTCTATCTCAGACGCCACGGCCCTTACGGAGGCCGGCTACGTGGGGGAAGACGTGGAGAGTATTCTGGCCCACCTCCTGCACGCAGCCGACTTCAACGTCGAGCGAGCGGAGCGCGGCATCATCTATATCGACGAGATCGACAAGATCGCCCGCAAGAGCGACAATGCTTCGATCACGCGCGACGTCTCAGGAGAGGGTGTTCAGCAGGCATTGCTGAAGATTCTCGAAGGCACGGTGGCCGGCGTCCCGCCCAAGGGCGGCCGCAAGCATCCGGAGCAGAGCCTCATCAACATCGACACCTCGAACATTCTGTTCATTGTCGGAGGCGCGTTCGATGGACTCGGAGAGATCGTCGCACATCGGATTTCCACCAGCACCATCGGCTTCATGGCCGAGGCTGGCAAGAAGTACGACAAGAATGATCCGAACATCTTCCAGTACGTCGAGCCAGACGATCTGCTGCGCTTTGGGATCATTCCCGAACTCGCCGGTCGGCTCCCCGTGGTGTCCGCACTGAATGCGCTCTCCGAGGAGGCGATGGTAGACATCCTGCTGCGGCCCAAGAACGCCCTCATCAAGCAGTACCAGAAGCTCTTCGCCATGGATGGTGTGGACCTGGTGTTCGAGGACGATGCGGTCAAAGCCATCGTGGCCAAGGCCAAAGCACTCGGCACGGGTGCCCGCGGTCTTCGCAGTGTGCTGGAGGACACGATGTTGGAGATCATGTTCGACATCCACTCCATGCAGGACGTCGCCGTGTGCCGAATCACGGAAGGCACCGTGCACAAGCAGGACGAGCCCGTCTTCGAGAAGCGCAAAGCTTCGGCCTGA
- a CDS encoding BamA/TamA family outer membrane protein — protein MRGICKPTGTALLILGLWLTLGTPQAAQAQDALRLVDQDTRVRSVDFRFLGRHVMDEDQLAAQIVTQGPSFGDRLKRRFSFLPFIEPDFHRFDPVELQRDMARLRRYYERNGFLRPRIDYPASQFRDETNRIRVIINVDEGPPLAVASKDIRTSHDIARTDSSAWQNLLERAPLQIGDRFTEFQRLQLESRVRSFWRNRGFAFADVATDLQVDSTASQVNLSLRANLGPPTVIDSIRVEGIESVDRHVVTRELPFSPGDTFSENDLVAGQRSLFGLNLFRVALVEVPDQTRDSTVTVLVRLREARPRYLEIQTGYSREDGLEAGTTLRHRNFLGDARQFSISGSAQTGRLATPPAERIPVEEYTAGVSVSQPFFFRRNLSLTVGVDGSVLDDQNQDTHYRRVGVTPSLLYTVLPFRAVTLQYRISQAEPLDQNTSLGRLGIFSRDVVATSVTAGRLNNYLNPRRGWIVRPSAELAGTLLPNDIAYHRGSLDAFGYIPITRRSSIAVTLRVGRLVPTGPSRDQNDPDTEFRFDDIRYYAGGANDVRGWGLNAIGPQIARADTVIANADGTFDVQNARFEAVGGLGKLAGSIEFIFPAPLLGSSWRAATFVDFGGLPSRVARDADGRILLDANRQPLVRDGAFPSLSDLRWAAGTGLRLQTPVGAVRLDLAYKLNPNQTDLQKPADRVLFNRGLAPEPNERQWRRLNVHLSITRAF, from the coding sequence ATGCGCGGGATCTGTAAGCCGACGGGCACTGCACTACTGATCCTTGGTTTGTGGCTGACGCTGGGCACTCCGCAGGCAGCCCAGGCTCAGGACGCTTTGCGTCTGGTGGATCAGGACACCCGCGTCCGATCCGTGGACTTCCGATTCCTGGGGCGGCATGTCATGGATGAGGACCAGCTCGCGGCGCAAATCGTCACGCAGGGTCCCTCCTTCGGCGACAGGCTGAAGCGGCGGTTCTCCTTCCTCCCCTTCATCGAGCCCGACTTCCACCGATTCGACCCTGTCGAACTGCAGCGGGACATGGCCCGCCTGCGCCGCTACTACGAGCGCAACGGCTTCCTCCGGCCCCGAATCGACTACCCGGCCTCGCAATTCCGGGATGAAACCAACCGGATCCGGGTCATCATCAACGTGGACGAGGGCCCACCGCTTGCCGTGGCGAGCAAGGACATTCGCACCTCGCACGACATCGCCCGCACCGACTCCTCAGCATGGCAGAACCTCCTGGAGCGCGCACCCCTGCAAATCGGCGACCGCTTCACTGAATTCCAGCGCCTGCAGCTGGAGTCTCGCGTACGCTCGTTCTGGCGCAACCGTGGCTTTGCGTTTGCCGATGTGGCTACCGACTTGCAGGTGGACTCAACCGCCAGCCAGGTCAATCTCTCGTTGCGCGCGAATCTGGGGCCACCAACTGTCATCGATTCCATCCGGGTCGAGGGTATCGAGTCCGTGGACCGGCATGTAGTGACCCGGGAGCTGCCCTTTTCACCAGGGGATACGTTCTCGGAGAATGATCTTGTGGCAGGACAGCGCAGCCTGTTCGGCCTCAATCTCTTCCGGGTTGCCCTGGTTGAGGTACCGGACCAGACACGTGACTCCACCGTCACGGTGCTGGTTCGACTGCGTGAGGCGCGTCCGCGGTACCTCGAGATCCAGACGGGCTACTCCCGTGAGGACGGTCTCGAGGCGGGTACAACGCTGCGCCACCGGAATTTCCTGGGCGATGCGCGGCAGTTCTCGATTTCGGGATCAGCACAGACGGGCCGACTGGCCACACCGCCGGCAGAGCGCATTCCCGTCGAAGAGTACACGGCCGGCGTATCGGTCAGTCAGCCCTTCTTCTTCCGGCGCAATCTGTCCCTGACGGTCGGTGTGGACGGCAGCGTGCTCGACGACCAGAACCAGGACACGCACTATCGCCGCGTGGGCGTCACTCCGTCACTCCTGTACACGGTGCTGCCGTTCCGGGCGGTAACGCTCCAGTACAGGATTTCTCAGGCCGAGCCACTGGATCAGAACACATCGCTGGGCCGGTTGGGCATCTTCTCGCGCGATGTGGTTGCGACTTCCGTGACGGCCGGCAGACTCAACAACTACCTGAATCCTCGGCGCGGCTGGATTGTGCGCCCATCCGCCGAACTGGCGGGCACGTTGTTGCCCAACGACATCGCCTACCATCGCGGATCGCTGGACGCATTCGGATACATCCCGATCACGCGCCGAAGCAGTATCGCGGTTACCCTGCGTGTCGGCAGGCTTGTACCGACCGGCCCCAGTCGCGACCAGAACGACCCCGATACCGAGTTCCGGTTTGACGACATCCGCTATTACGCCGGCGGGGCGAACGACGTGCGGGGCTGGGGTCTCAACGCCATCGGTCCCCAAATAGCCCGTGCCGATACCGTCATCGCCAACGCGGACGGTACGTTCGATGTACAGAACGCCCGATTCGAGGCGGTCGGAGGTCTCGGCAAGCTTGCCGGCTCCATCGAATTCATCTTCCCGGCTCCTCTGCTGGGCTCGAGTTGGCGGGCGGCAACCTTCGTGGATTTCGGCGGCCTTCCTTCACGCGTCGCCCGCGATGCGGACGGTCGCATACTGCTGGATGCCAATCGCCAGCCGCTGGTACGCGACGGCGCCTTTCCGAGCCTGTCTGACCTGCGATGGGCGGCCGGCACAGGACTGCGACTGCAGACCCCGGTCGGCGCCGTGCGGCTGGACCTCGCCTACAAGCTGAATCCGAACCAGACGGACCTGCAGAAGCCTGCCGACAGGGTGCTGTTCAATCGCGGCCTTGCCCCCGAACCGAATGAGCGGCAGTGGCGTCGTCTCAACGTGCACCTGTCCATCACCCGGGCGTTCTGA
- a CDS encoding NAD(P)H-binding protein — protein MKAFVAGATGYTGRNVVASLRDRDVHTVAHVRPGSRSAEELLPEFDEAGAQVSRAEWSPEAMRAALGEAEPDLVFALLGTTSKRGKRDGSTYESVDYGLTVMLIEACEALDHAPQFVYLSSAGAGGDRLNDYLQARARVEERLARSPLNALIARPSFITGEDRPEDRPAERIGALVVDSLLGGLAALGWTGPRDRYASMTGPELGEALVRLALDGRSAVFEADAIRATLD, from the coding sequence ATGAAAGCGTTCGTAGCTGGGGCGACAGGGTACACGGGGCGAAACGTGGTGGCGTCTCTCCGCGACCGCGACGTCCACACCGTGGCCCACGTTCGGCCGGGATCGCGCAGCGCGGAGGAACTGCTCCCCGAGTTCGATGAGGCGGGCGCGCAGGTCTCCCGCGCGGAATGGAGTCCAGAGGCCATGCGAGCGGCCTTGGGCGAGGCGGAGCCGGATCTGGTGTTTGCATTGCTTGGCACCACGTCCAAACGTGGCAAGCGGGATGGGAGCACCTACGAATCCGTGGACTATGGCCTCACCGTGATGCTGATCGAAGCCTGCGAGGCCCTCGATCACGCACCGCAGTTTGTGTATCTGAGTTCGGCCGGCGCCGGAGGGGATCGTCTCAACGACTACCTGCAGGCCAGAGCGCGTGTCGAGGAGCGTTTGGCACGCAGTCCCCTGAACGCGCTGATAGCCCGTCCTTCCTTCATCACGGGAGAGGACAGGCCGGAGGATCGGCCGGCTGAACGCATCGGAGCCCTGGTGGTGGACAGTTTGTTGGGTGGCCTGGCGGCCTTGGGATGGACCGGACCACGCGATCGCTACGCCTCCATGACCGGTCCGGAGCTTGGAGAGGCGCTGGTCAGGCTGGCACTCGACGGAAGATCGGCGGTGTTTGAAGCGGACGCGATCCGTGCAACCCTGGACTAG
- a CDS encoding EcsC family protein has translation MQPSAYEQQVVREIADWKQPSTGFMAKVRGRMSDAWSSATDLAKKVPGVEWTIDNIVTGLLDLTNEISHDSVWQDGILKEYARYGTPVATLNDIKQLDLEAVDSATNGLRAKYVSLAGAEGAATGFAGFAGIVPDIVALVALNLRAAGEYATYCGFDIKTQQERLYALQILDYVASSSDTAKELAVEPAYRVVKKVATSTGVSAIEQMGFNEAVERIARAIGMNLTGRKLSQVVPVAGAAVGAGLNVLYTRKVCDAAFHLYRERFLVEKYGPEVLAA, from the coding sequence ATGCAGCCTTCCGCATACGAACAACAGGTAGTCCGCGAGATCGCAGACTGGAAACAGCCCTCTACCGGATTCATGGCCAAGGTGCGCGGCCGGATGAGCGACGCGTGGAGCAGCGCGACGGATCTTGCCAAGAAGGTCCCCGGCGTCGAGTGGACCATCGACAACATTGTCACGGGACTGCTGGACCTCACCAATGAAATCAGCCACGACTCCGTCTGGCAGGATGGCATTCTGAAGGAATATGCGCGCTATGGTACGCCGGTAGCGACCCTGAACGACATCAAGCAGCTGGACCTGGAAGCCGTGGACTCGGCCACGAACGGGCTCAGGGCCAAGTATGTCTCCCTGGCTGGGGCGGAAGGTGCGGCCACCGGATTCGCCGGGTTCGCCGGAATTGTGCCGGACATCGTGGCGCTGGTCGCCCTGAATCTTCGCGCGGCCGGCGAGTATGCGACCTACTGCGGCTTCGACATCAAGACCCAGCAAGAGCGACTCTACGCACTTCAGATCCTGGACTATGTGGCTTCGAGTTCCGACACGGCAAAAGAACTTGCCGTCGAGCCCGCTTATCGGGTCGTGAAAAAAGTCGCCACGTCAACCGGCGTCAGCGCCATCGAGCAGATGGGCTTCAATGAGGCTGTTGAGCGCATCGCCCGTGCCATTGGAATGAACCTCACGGGGCGCAAGCTGAGCCAGGTTGTGCCCGTGGCTGGAGCGGCTGTCGGGGCCGGCCTGAATGTGTTGTACACCCGAAAAGTGTGCGATGCGGCCTTCCACCTTTACCGCGAGCGGTTTCTGGTCGAGAAGTACGGGCCGGAGGTGCTGGCGGCGTAG
- a CDS encoding YihY/virulence factor BrkB family protein, producing the protein MEGHSLYLRYYLTGLVRELRDKPVFLWAQAVGFKVLIALVPFLLLGTGLVGLFLQADRPFFYIERAVRDLFPSYGADELVAFLATLEESSGRFTIIGGIGIVITSVTLFTTLRVVLDHIFNEDWHEQRSILRGYLFDLQMALQTGFLLLASVAVTIFVQTAGRSAPDQLGVDGTFIAELWGALAQGALYALPVLLSVAMFFQLYWFIPKPRPPKRAALAGAVTAALLWEAAKTGVTVYAANFGFDGGWRAALDDTFLLIILVVLWAYYSGLVMSLGALVALLYERLHREGPEGLAAPEIVVESASSEMVTHARDL; encoded by the coding sequence ATGGAGGGTCACAGCCTATATCTGCGCTACTATCTGACCGGTTTGGTCCGCGAACTGCGGGACAAGCCGGTTTTCCTGTGGGCGCAGGCCGTTGGCTTCAAGGTGTTGATCGCCCTGGTGCCCTTTCTCCTGCTCGGAACGGGCCTGGTCGGGCTCTTCCTGCAGGCGGACCGACCGTTCTTCTACATCGAGCGGGCGGTGCGCGACCTCTTCCCTTCCTACGGGGCCGATGAGCTGGTTGCTTTCCTGGCCACACTGGAAGAGTCCTCGGGCCGATTCACCATCATCGGCGGCATTGGCATCGTCATCACATCCGTGACGCTGTTCACGACGCTCCGCGTTGTGCTCGACCACATCTTCAACGAGGACTGGCACGAGCAGCGATCCATCCTGCGCGGCTATCTGTTTGACCTGCAGATGGCGCTGCAGACCGGATTCCTGCTGCTGGCTTCCGTGGCCGTCACCATCTTCGTGCAGACGGCCGGCAGGTCCGCCCCGGACCAACTCGGCGTAGACGGCACGTTCATCGCCGAGCTTTGGGGGGCACTTGCCCAGGGCGCCCTGTACGCCCTGCCGGTGCTGCTCTCGGTGGCGATGTTCTTTCAGCTCTACTGGTTCATCCCGAAACCCCGCCCACCCAAACGGGCGGCGCTCGCCGGCGCAGTCACGGCAGCGCTACTCTGGGAAGCCGCCAAGACCGGAGTCACTGTCTATGCCGCGAACTTCGGCTTCGACGGCGGCTGGAGGGCGGCGCTGGACGACACCTTCCTGCTCATCATTCTCGTGGTCCTGTGGGCCTATTATTCCGGGCTCGTGATGAGCCTCGGTGCTCTGGTTGCCCTGCTCTACGAGCGCCTGCACCGGGAAGGGCCTGAAGGACTCGCTGCCCCCGAAATCGTTGTAGAATCTGCCTCCTCCGAAATGGTCACCCATGCGCGGGATCTGTAA